The Setaria viridis chromosome 9, Setaria_viridis_v4.0, whole genome shotgun sequence sequence CTGTGATGGAATTCTGTATGGTCATGCATAATCCATCTGTGTTTTTGTTCTTATAACTCAAGAAAGAACACTAGTTATATTTGTAGTTTATGTTGCTGTAATGATTTAGAACTGCGAACCCTTTTTACCTGGCATCCATGTTTGTCTTATTTACAGCCACTAGTTCTCATTTTTACGTCATAATTACAAATATGGGTAGTCATAATATTTACGTCAAATCATATTGCAGAATTTCATATTAGTTCTCATTTTTACCATATTGCTTTGCAAACAGTGTGCCTCTAAAAATCAAATGGCCCATATGCCGCAACCCTGTAATATTTCAAGTATGATATGTCTTCCCAAAGGAAAAGAACATAGATGGAACCTGGAGTTATTTCCATCAAGCTCCTACTCACAAAAGAGTGAATTTACTAGACAAAAGTAAACCAAAGAAATGCAAATAGCCAACTTAGAACAGCTCATATTCACTGGGAAGAATTGTCTTCTTAATAATACCTCTAAGCTGTTTAGATTGGAAAGCAGCATCCAATATCATACTGGCAACTGGGCCACTTGTTAATGATTCATTATTGTTGTTTTCTGGTTTGCGTGATCTTTGACTCTTTTTGCCATCTTTGCAATGGATAAGTATGATATATGTCAAGCTGGTGCTTTCTTTATGTAAGTTCTGTTTTGCTTTACTAAGCTTTCATCTTCTTTCCTGACCTTCAAAAAATAGCAAAAGCAAGTTTCATGTGCTATGTTTCTGCCCATGCAGCTTGCTGGTTCAGCAGCCTACTATGTTGCTTAAGCATGTTAGCCAAGTACTGCAGTTTAGTAACATGTCATCCAACTCAAAAAACTATATTACAAGTAGCTTAAGTAATACTCCACTGATGCAAATATCATGTACCATCTCAAGTCAGTCCTGATGGTCGTTATGCTGCAATATGCAGTGTTTTGGGATTACTAGTTTGAAGTGAAAATGGGTTGGTAGAGAGCTGTATGTTTATATAAAAGCCCAACTGATGCCTAAATCTGCATTTTCCATATGACCCAGGATGTTGGAAAGAAACTGACTAAAAGATTGAAGCACAAATACACATGGCTCAGTTTCTTCCCGTATTGGAGATCAGTTTTAGCATCCCAATTTCCTGTGAAGGTGTTTCCAGGCCATGCAAGAAGCGATACTAAGCATGTCCTAGATCTTGGACAAATTGGCAGATCTTGGAGTTACTAAACGGATGAAGTATCTTCACCAATTCCAAATGACCTTGGTCTTTTGGGAAGAATTGCACAGCCAGGAAACTATCAACCCAGAAGGCATTTTGGTACAGCATTTGCTATCCTGAAGGTGTTAAGGAAAGCCTGAGTTAAAAAGTATGCTAAGTGCTCTGGTATTCTAGTCAAAGTTTCTGAACGTGTGGAGACTTTTTGTGTGCTGCTGCACCTAATACAAGGGAACAAATAGATGGTACCTCAGTAGAACTTGAACATATGGTTTTATCAAGGATTGCCATGTACGATGTTTAAGCTATACGAAATCTATGTGATATACGTGTTCTTGTTCATGCAGGTGATGGGAGAGTTTCCCACTTACTGCTGTTTCCCTGCTATTCAAGCTCAGTTATTCAAGCTAAGCTATTCAAGCTGGGAGGTGCTGTACAAGCATTCAAAACTACCATCATGTTTGTTGCTCATCATATATATTCTTAGCCTCCGTCAGAACTGTACTTCTTGCCTAAGGCAATCATCTGGAGCTTGTCGCGACGGCACGGAGGATGTTCGCACCAGCACTCTTGAAGAGGGACTTGGTAGATGGTACCCTCCTTAGCAAGGAGCGGGGACCGAGTTCCACTGCAGTCGCTATAGGGACTGCAAGTTAAGCGGTCGACAGCTGAGAGGGGGAATACTGTTAAGCACTGTGCTGAGAGAGGGAATACTGTTCGAACTGTTCATGTTTTCACTGTGCGTCACTGTTTAGTTACTGTATCATTGCATCTGGACCGTTCGCAGGCAGATCGGACGGCCAAAATCACGTGCAGTCACTATCTTGCAGTCGCAGTAGCGACTGCACGCGATCTCCGTCCAGCGGCGATGGATGAATGCTAAGGTTTTCCCCTCTCGTGTCGTGAGTCGTGAGTTGTCTGACCTGGGTTGGGCTGTATCTAACATGGGCTGTGAGTATCTGGTTATGACTAACCTATTTCTCCATGAAGGGCTTCATTCTGTAAATTGATCACAAGAACAGTTCAGGCAGGGTCGACTGTACGTTCATAAGAGCCGTAATTCTAACACATGATCGGATGAGGGTTTGTGTAGCGCTCGACGAACCCTTTTCACGACCAAAACTAAACAATTGCCGCACAAGATCACACAAATATACCTTTATGAAACAAAGGGTGCTGGGATTCTGAAACCTACCTAGTTACCATTAGACTATTCGAGCAACCTTTTGCACGCGCTAAACCTAATTAAACTGATACAGGCAAACATCTCCAAAAGACTAGAACACGGAAACACATTCGATGGGCAACGTCTACCAGGGTTTAAGGTCTGCAAGACTGcaatttctaacttcatttaTTTCAATCTCCGACGCAAAAAGAGAAGCGGGATCAACCGCATTACAAACCAAGCCACCAAACCTCTGCGCGTGCTAAATTTAAAAATAGCGTCCGTGGTCCGTATGTATGTTATTCAAAGGCACCTAAAACATCCTGTTTGTTgttcatcgtcatcatcatctaatCTTAGCCGCCGCCAGACCCGTACTTCTTGCCAAAGACGATCACCTGGAGCTTGTCGTATCCAGCAAGGACACCAGCACCAGCAACAGCACGGAGGATGTTTGCACCAGCACCCTTGAAGAGGGACTTGGTACCTTCCTTTGCGACAATCTGCTTGAAAGCATCCAAGGAACTCTTGTACTTGACAGCCTCACCAGATGTCATCATCATGCGGCGCCGAACAGTATCAATGGGGTACGAGGCAAGACCAGCACCAATGGTTATGCCCCAACCGAGCAAGAAGCTGGCGAAGAAGTTATCCTGCAAAACACACAAGTGAGCATTAAATATTTAAGGTAGAAAGGACATGTGAATCAATTGGGACAACAACATGATTATGCAGGAAAAACTGTCCTAAAGATTGGGCATGGGATAAGCAGTTCTGACTTCAATGGGTCAGCACTAATATCTGGGGATATCTAACCAGGAAATAACCCAAACAATGTCCAGGTTACTGACCTGCAGGGAACCAACAAGAAGCACTGGCTTGAGCGAGTCGTACATTCCAAAGTAAAGACCACGGTAGACGATGATTCCCACACAAGAGATACTGAATCCACGGTAGAGGCCAGCGATACCATCACTGGCAAGGGTCTTGCGGTAAACATCAACGAGTCCATTGAACTGCCTCTCACCACCCCCCTTCTTTGCAACCTTGGCATCATTGGCCAAACGCGTACGAGCATAGTCCAGAGAGTAAACAAAGAAGAGAGAGCAAGCACCAGCAGCTCCTCCAGAAGCAAGGTTTCCAGCAAACCACTTCCAGTATCCATCCTTGTCCTTCTTGAAGTTGAACATGCGCTTGAAGTGGTCCTTGAATGCAAAGTTCAATGCCTGAAGCAGGATGGAACCTTTAGGTTTAGCTAATGCAAACATATAAATTATGATCACAAAACATTAGAAAATAAGGGTTGGATAGGATAGGATGTGGGACCTGTGTGGGGAAGTAACGGATGACATTAGCTGTGTTTCCTCTCCACAGTGCGATGACACCCTCATCTTTCATTGTCCGGGTAAAGCAGTCCCCAATACCCTTGTAGGGTTCAGAAAGCCTGCCACTCTTGAGCATTTCATCCTGGTTCTGAATCAAAAGCTTGACACGCTCGATTGGAGCAGCAGCTGTCTTGGAGACAGCAGCAGAAACTCCACCCATCAGAAAGTCGATCATAAATCCAGAAAAACCTTTCTCTTTTGGGGCAGAAGCGAAGACAGGGGATGGTGCCATGATGGAGGACAGTCCAACAGTTGCATTCATCCCATGGTATGACCTCAGGGGCACATTGTAAGCAGAATACGCATTGTTGAATACAGGGTTATTCATGGCAGAATAAGAAGCGATTCTGCTCAACAATACAGACTGCCCATGGACCTTCTGGACCACAGATGAAGAACGTAGTTCATCCGCCATTTTCACAAGTCAGAAGCGATCTGTCAATCATGCATATAAACATGCATAACATACCATAAGTAAATACACAAATGCAACATGCATATAGATAACCTGAAATGAATGCATGAGTACTATAAACAGCACCTAAAGGGCATCAAGACAATCATCACAATTAAAAATTTGACATTTACgcaatcatcaaagaagtctacGTGTGCAGAGAGTGTATGGTAACTCAATAGTAACGCAAAATCCTGAGACCTAGTAGCACTTACAGTATGGTTCAAGTTCAACATGGCAAATTTGAAACTTAGCAGCTTTTGTGGTAGATAATTCAAAGGTCAACATGGCAGGGAGATATAAAAACTATGCGTGCTATTTAATCGCTGTGATATCATCTAGAGGGATGAAGAGCTGCTGAACATAGAGATCAACATCCAAATACTTCCATTAAAGGAACATGTCCAGTTCAGTGTGGCAAATACGACACAGTAGCACACATAACCATACAAGCATTAATGCGAAGACAGTATGACGTTCATCAATGGATCTAGACATAAAAAACCTATTTTGAAACCAGCACGTCAGGGCAGTAAGACAAAAGATGAACATGAACAGCACATTAGTAtatataaattttaaaaaaaacataacgAAATGGTACAAAACCAGCTCTTGAATGGCAAACAAGCATCAACAACATCTGGCCAAACAAATATTGCCACAACAGAACTTAATGACCCAAAGTATATTTGAACCACCAATATACCAACCAGCAGCGAAAAACTGTAGTCCAGTGGTTGCTACTTGTCTAGAGGCACAACACAAGCGCAATGCAAACTATCTACTATCTTAATTCTCACTGCCTAAGTAAGAAAGTACAGTTCAAAGTTCTATTGTGTGTACTGCATTTCATGCAAAAGCGAGTTTCAAAACTGTTGCACTTCAAGCACATTGTCCACCAAGCCCATTACCACAAGCACCATACAATCTTTTAAACAGGAATGAAATTAGAAGAGCGGCTCCCAACCTACAGAGATAAACAGCAAGCAAGTGCTTCTCAaaaccaagaaaagaaaaggagcaatCCTAACTGATGCAGTACTGCATCAGAACTCCCAAGTATTGGATAAAAAAGCAGCAGAATTCCAAAAACCAATCTCCAAGCAACATAGAGTATTTAAGACCCATCATAATAAGTAGGTAGAGGGCTAGTAGTCCTATAGTTCTACAATGCCATTAGTGACAGCAACAAAACTGATTTAAAAATCTTACAGAAAGCTGGCAAGAAAACCAACCACAACCAATCAAAGTAAGGGATCTTTCCACTCCAGGATGATGCAAATGTGTCTCCTAATTCCTAACCAACAGAAGGTGCAGTGATACATGCACCAATCTAGTATTAAAGCTAAAAGCTAATAGCAAAAATCAATAGTTTAGCATATACATACACTAGACTATATGCCATCTAACGTTGACAGATTAACTCAGGAGAAAGCTCGCAACAAGCAGCATCAACCTCGGTTCTCGTTCTAATTCGGATGCTACAGTCCAGGTTCAAACAAATTAATAACCTCTGAAAAGCATGCAACCATTAGTGGAAGTCCTAGACGCAAAACTACTAGAAGTAGGCAAAACATCGCATCAGAAACTGCGCTTATGTGCACTCCACACAAGTAGCTAGATGGGAATTAAAATCATCAAGTCCAGATCTACGGCCATCTATACTACCGACAAGGTCCAAATTCTCAGTTGAACTTCTCCCAGAGTCAGATCTACCGAGAAAGGACATCCATCCATCTCAAAAATGACCTTAAATCCTGACCGATCCCTCGAACTTTCACGGACCAGACAGGAGCGGcttgagggagggagggagtgcaTACCGGAAGGGGAGTGAGGAGAGATGGAGCGGAACCCGGGttcccgccgacgccgcggtcGAGGCGGAGCCCCGTCGCGGCCGGCGTCGCCCTTGCTCGCGGCAGCGGAGAAGAGAGATGGAGTTGGGATTGGATGGGCTCTGGGACTCTGGTCAGTGAGATGAGGTGGCACGGTATAAAGAGACCGGGATGTTCTTCTGGAAGAGCAAAAGGTCCAGAACGCCCTTCCAAAGAAAAGGGAAATGGGTCTTTTTCTttcgagaaaaaaatgaaaaatccaGTCTTTTTTTAAAGAAGGTTCCAGACTTCCGGCAGAGGATCCGGCCCAGCTAGCCTTGTGCTCCATGCAGCCGTGGGCCGTGGGTTCTCTGTCGGGCCTCCTAATTGTGTGTTCGGCCCGCTGCGAGCAGCCACAACCGCGCGGCCCACAAATAAATAATACGTGTGCACCAGCAGCATAGGACTTGTTCGGCCCACGAACAGGGCCGCGTGGTTTGCATCTTTCCAGGTCGGCCGGATCGGCATGGTGGATTCGCGCCATACACATGCGAAACATCTCGGTGGATCAGACCAACCAGCACCAAGGCAGAAGGCACCACCAACAAGGCCTGCCTGCAACGCGGTGCTGCTTGTTTTTTTGTTGTGAGCCGTGACCATCACTACACAGTACACACTCCTACACTAGCTTACGCTTTAAGCCTAATCTTCTCAGTGCTCCCCTGTGCAGCCTTCACAGAATCATAGCTACTGCACTGCAGCCTACAGTAGTAAGTAGTAACTGGAGAAGTGGACCACACTACCACTACGGTTTTCAGGTTCCAGAAGACTTTCAGCCAGTTTCGACGCTAAAAGTAGTTTGGTGCTCCAGCAAAAAACTTGAAATGATGACACATTCCGATCTGGGTCTGCGCGTGTAACAAAAGGATAGCATTAGAATTTGCACATAGTATATCCACATACACGCAGAGTGCAGTTTCCCTGACCTCCCCAACTCTTCAGCGAATCGCTATCGCCTAGGCTACTAGTTCAACGACATCTTTCATCGGGTTGTTTGATAATTTCCCTCCAACAAACACCTAACCAACCACTAATCGGCGGACTAATTGGTAATTTGCACGCTCCGTAAGAGTCTGAACACATGGCTCTGGAACCATCCAGAGACGCCGAGCCCTTGGCTGAAGCGGGATACCTTGAGGCTTCAGCTCTTTCGCGGAGATGGATGACCAAAGCCGTGTGTTAAGTATTACGATGACGTGTCCCAGTATTATTCTGAACTTACCCGTTGAGCTCAGCAGTGCATCTGAAGGTAGTTTATTTCcatcaagtaaaaaaaaaaagccatgAAGTTCTGACCCGACCGGGTGACAATTATCTATTCTGTCTGGAATAACTAATCTCTGATGGAATCAATATCAGGAGGGCCCGAGGGTTTCATCATTCCGAGACGGAAGTTATAGCATCGCTGTGACTGCTGACACTGTCCATGTAATATGTTGACCTGTGACCAAACTGCTTTGTACCGTCAGGGAGATACCATACGGTCCCATACAACAATTTTCCGCAGCAATCTCGGAGTATTTTACGTCCAGTACTATTTACCGTTAAGTTTCTCTATGTGTAACGGAGTACTGTTTTCTTGGGGAATCAGCGTAGGACTCTACAAATCTTGTTTGAAAAGTCAAGGGAAAGTTGCTTAGCCAATCTGTGCAAGACGAGAGCTCTATCTTGTGCTATTTCCACCGCTAGTTTAAGGTTCTTCTTTGGACTACTTATATAGTTTAAAGTTGGAGAGCGACCACGACCGAAACCAACGCGCACCGCACAGATTATTCTGCGCATCATGCCATGTGAATCTGGTATCGTGCTCGAACATGAGCGTCATGTGAAGCTGCCTTCTGATTTTGTCATGTCTGACACTTTCAATGTCAAAGAAAATCCAGAGCA is a genomic window containing:
- the LOC117836553 gene encoding ADP,ATP carrier protein 1, mitochondrial, whose translation is MADELRSSSVVQKVHGQSVLLSRIASYSAMNNPVFNNAYSAYNVPLRSYHGMNATVGLSSIMAPSPVFASAPKEKGFSGFMIDFLMGGVSAAVSKTAAAPIERVKLLIQNQDEMLKSGRLSEPYKGIGDCFTRTMKDEGVIALWRGNTANVIRYFPTQALNFAFKDHFKRMFNFKKDKDGYWKWFAGNLASGGAAGACSLFFVYSLDYARTRLANDAKVAKKGGGERQFNGLVDVYRKTLASDGIAGLYRGFSISCVGIIVYRGLYFGMYDSLKPVLLVGSLQDNFFASFLLGWGITIGAGLASYPIDTVRRRMMMTSGEAVKYKSSLDAFKQIVAKEGTKSLFKGAGANILRAVAGAGVLAGYDKLQVIVFGKKYGSGGG